The Aedes aegypti strain LVP_AGWG chromosome 3, AaegL5.0 Primary Assembly, whole genome shotgun sequence genome contains a region encoding:
- the LOC5576341 gene encoding RNA-binding protein 45, producing the protein MQEHMGRREISEEPPMSRLFVICGRQVTKEQLMKHFADDGEIEECIVIVDKKTGQGKGVAYVKFTKTSSAARGLRKNGSYIENETRPIKVMISASYQKKKEDGTPEEVNEYKFRRLFAVIPISKDEEAIKSEFSRFGTVIQVRLVPDKKNQSQCAAYITFTSFLETALAIEGCDPNYRAKFCLPREALNKEKEASSSGKHESSNGSSRKRTHSPESGRPGGDVKLVVICSNSLNQDRLWRIFDIAPGMKYCNIVTQNDINITASVVYSSKSEAQRAVDKIHGLEYPIGERIIVRYEDEFRDEISSNDVLSQLGPPKPILNPQTTQCAKKAFFICMPEAVSVKLLQDAFCRFGDLINVYLIPGKRHGYAAFASDVSADRAIQQLHGIQLGDCRLKVLECMEQNDNKKRRQTDQ; encoded by the exons ATGCAGGAGCATATGGGTCGCAGGGAAATATCCGAGGAGCCTCCGATGAGCCGACTGTTCGTGATATGCGGCCGGCAAGTCACCAAAGAACAGCTCATGAAGCACTTTGCCGACGATGGAGAAATTGAAGAATGCATAGTGATTGTGGACAAAAAGACCGGCCAAGGAAAAGGCGTAGCGTATGTGAAGTTCACAAAAACGTCCTCGGCGGCTCGCGGACTCCGCAAGAATGGATCTTACATTGAAAATGAGACACGCCCTATCAAAGTGATGATTTCGGCCAG CTACCAAAAGAAAAAGGAAGATGGAACGCCAGAGGAAGTGAACGAATACAAATTCCGCCGTCTGTTTGCAGTGATTCCCATTTCGAAAGATGAGGAAGCCATCAAGAGTGAATTCAGTCGATTCGGCACTGTTATACAGGTACGATTGGTACCGGACAAGAAGAATCAGAGTCAATGTGCTGCCTACATTACATTCACATCATTCCTGGAGACGGCGCTGGCCATCGAAGGCTGTGATCCGAATTATAGGGCCAAGTTCTGTCTACCTCGGGAGGCTCTTAATAAGGAGAAAGAAGCTAGCAGCAGTGGAAAACATGAATCTTCCAATGGTTCTAGTCGCAAAAGAacacattccccagaatctggTCGCCCTGGAGGCGATGTGAAGCTGGTAGTTATCTGTAGTAACAGCCTCAACCAGGACCGTTTATGGAGAATTTTTGACATTGCTCCCGGAATGAAGTATTGCAATATTGTTACGCAAA ATGACATCAACATCACCGCTTCTGTGGTTTATTCCAGTAAAAGTGAAGCTCAGCGAGCAGTGGACAAAATCCATGGGCTTGAATACCCTATCGGAGAGCGCATAATCGTCCGTTACGAAGATGAATTCCGCGACGAAATCAGCTCCAATGACGTACTGTCACAGTTAGGTCCACCGAAACCTATCCTGAACCCCCAAACGACTCAATGTGCCAAGAAAGCATTCTTCATCTGCATGCCCGAAGCCGTATCGGTGAAACTGCTGCAGGACGCGTTCTGTAGATTCGGTGATCTGATTAACGTGTATTTGATTCCCGGAAAGCGACATGGCTACGCAGCATTTGCCAGTGACGTTTCAGCGGACCGAGCCATTCAGCAGCTCCATGGAATCCAGTTGGGCGATTGCCGATTGAAAGTTTTGGAGTGCATGGAGCAGAACGATAACAAGAAGCGAAGGCAAACCGATCAATAA